Proteins co-encoded in one Spirosoma endbachense genomic window:
- a CDS encoding serine hydrolase → MKQIYLVFMLLFGSFPIQLLSAQSRKITPDPVSRFDSYVQQAVRDWQVPGLTVTVVKEGRVLFKKGYGIRELGKPEPVDTQTLFAMASTTKAMTAACLGMLVDEGKLHWDDPVTNYLPDFQLYDPAVTRELRVRDLLIHNTGVGNADFLWAAMQIPSDEILHRLRLIRPAYSFRSSFIYQNIMYLAAGKVVEKASGIPWETFIRKRIFEPLNMRRTQALFREVTDANRAKPHIEVKDTIRVVDSRLEEGLVDAVGPAGSVWTCPDDISAWMQCMLDSGRFAGKTLLKPATWAELFKPQTFVTDSQFYPTQQLTKPVWKTYGLGWFQHDYRGHRINFHTGSLTGMIAIHGQLPDQKLAVYVQSNLDHAELRHAIMYRAFDEFALGASRDWSAEFIKLYGNLKQKAKLAERKSDSTRVLNTKPSLPLTAYIGSYSSPLYGKADVTIQDGKLYVSLNKVMTGKLDHWHFDTFRLNYDQFWNGNDPVSFILNRQGKVARLIWSGAELEKVPDAPDKGVAGGK, encoded by the coding sequence ATGAAGCAGATCTACCTCGTTTTTATGCTGCTGTTTGGTAGTTTTCCCATACAGCTCCTTTCGGCTCAATCCAGGAAAATCACGCCTGATCCTGTCTCTCGCTTTGACAGCTATGTGCAGCAGGCAGTACGCGATTGGCAGGTGCCTGGCCTTACCGTTACGGTCGTTAAAGAGGGTCGTGTCCTGTTCAAAAAAGGCTATGGTATCCGTGAACTCGGCAAGCCTGAACCGGTCGATACGCAGACGCTTTTTGCAATGGCGTCAACTACCAAGGCCATGACAGCCGCCTGCCTTGGCATGCTCGTCGATGAAGGGAAGCTCCACTGGGATGATCCTGTTACCAACTACCTGCCTGATTTTCAGCTGTATGATCCGGCTGTTACCCGTGAGTTGCGGGTACGCGATTTGCTCATTCACAATACGGGTGTCGGTAATGCCGATTTTTTATGGGCAGCTATGCAGATTCCATCAGATGAGATTCTCCATCGATTGCGGCTCATTAGACCAGCCTATTCGTTTCGATCAAGCTTTATTTATCAGAATATCATGTATCTGGCTGCCGGGAAAGTGGTTGAAAAGGCGAGTGGAATTCCCTGGGAAACATTTATTCGCAAACGTATTTTTGAACCACTCAACATGCGTCGGACACAGGCTTTATTTCGGGAAGTGACCGATGCAAACCGCGCCAAACCACACATCGAGGTAAAAGATACAATTCGGGTCGTCGACAGTCGGCTCGAAGAGGGATTGGTTGATGCAGTTGGCCCGGCTGGGTCGGTTTGGACGTGCCCGGATGATATTTCAGCCTGGATGCAGTGCATGCTGGATAGTGGTCGGTTTGCGGGAAAAACGCTGCTGAAACCCGCAACCTGGGCCGAGTTGTTCAAACCACAGACGTTTGTGACCGATAGTCAGTTTTATCCTACCCAGCAACTCACCAAACCGGTCTGGAAAACATACGGTCTGGGCTGGTTTCAGCATGATTATCGCGGCCATCGGATCAATTTTCATACGGGAAGTCTGACCGGAATGATTGCCATTCATGGTCAACTGCCCGACCAGAAGTTAGCCGTCTATGTGCAGAGTAATCTTGACCATGCCGAACTCCGTCATGCCATTATGTACCGTGCGTTTGATGAATTTGCGTTAGGCGCATCGCGTGACTGGAGTGCAGAGTTTATAAAGCTATACGGCAACCTTAAACAGAAAGCGAAACTTGCCGAGCGCAAATCCGATAGTACCCGCGTGCTTAACACAAAGCCATCTTTACCTTTAACGGCCTATATCGGAAGTTATAGTAGCCCGCTTTACGGGAAAGCTGACGTTACCATTCAGGACGGTAAACTCTATGTATCGCTAAACAAAGTCATGACGGGTAAACTCGATCACTGGCATTTCGATACCTTCCGGCTGAATTACGATCAGTTCTGGAATGGCAATGATCCGGTCAGTTTTATACTGAATCGACAGGGTAAAGTGGCCAGGCTAATCTGGAGTGGAGCCGAACTGGAAAAAGTACCTGATGCACCGGATAAAGGTGTAGCAGGTGGTAAATAA
- a CDS encoding GNAT family N-acetyltransferase — MDNTYQVKLIETDHEIQQCWEVVFLLRPHLNKNNWATMISEMMQHEKYSIAGIMDNGRFVAFAGYRSMTSLHSGNIIYLDDLCTLESYRGKGLASQLLNYVKAVALSEKKDAVVLDTDFTNNTAQKVYLNNGFQLAALHLACPL, encoded by the coding sequence ATGGATAATACATATCAGGTAAAATTAATTGAGACAGATCATGAAATTCAGCAATGTTGGGAGGTTGTTTTTTTGTTAAGACCCCATCTGAATAAAAATAATTGGGCTACCATGATCTCGGAGATGATGCAACATGAAAAGTACAGCATCGCCGGAATTATGGATAATGGCAGATTTGTCGCTTTTGCAGGTTATCGCAGCATGACTTCGTTGCACAGCGGGAATATAATTTATCTTGATGATCTCTGCACCCTGGAATCTTATCGAGGTAAAGGGTTGGCGTCTCAGTTATTAAACTATGTGAAAGCTGTCGCTCTATCAGAGAAGAAGGATGCCGTGGTGCTTGATACCGATTTTACGAATAATACAGCGCAAAAAGTGTATCTGAACAATGGTTTTCAACTCGCAGCGCTACATCTTGCCTGTCCTCTATAG
- a CDS encoding MBOAT family O-acyltransferase has product MLFNSLQFLLFFIVVTLTYFGLKWQGRWMLLLVASCYFYMVFRPAYILILFATIVIDYIAGIWIEKTPGKARKWLLIVSLVTNIGILAFFKYLGFFTENISWLFDQLHMPEVADRVFSIGNRLFVKVLRLFGETGVSSFKENMSILPVGLSFHTFQAMSYTIEVYRGNHKAERHFGIYALYVMFYPQLVAGPIERPQNVLWQFHKQFPYDAENVKAGLMQMAFGFFKKVVIADRLAMLVDYAYGNPSSHNGLTLLAATFFYTIQIYCDFSGYSDIAIGAARVMGFTLMENFRTPYIAQSISEFWRRWHISLSTWFRDYLYIPLGGNRKGEFRQYLNMMIVFLASGLWHGPNWTYVIWGGLNGFYQILAVLRDKLLARLGFSSTPPRTVTSPASDPQTNRSPVRVVINVLTTFVLIMLTWVFFRARSVGDAFVILSRIATLSPSDPIDSPMNATEMWFSMALIVFLLIKEYFYLYIPTRNTFRFAVLFVLITFVTYLFGVFSSNQFIYFQF; this is encoded by the coding sequence ATGCTGTTTAACTCACTTCAGTTCTTACTATTTTTCATTGTTGTTACGCTCACCTACTTTGGTCTGAAGTGGCAGGGGCGTTGGATGTTGTTGCTGGTAGCCAGTTGCTACTTCTACATGGTTTTCCGGCCAGCCTACATCCTGATTCTGTTTGCAACCATTGTTATCGATTACATCGCAGGTATCTGGATCGAAAAAACGCCCGGAAAAGCCCGAAAGTGGTTGCTGATCGTATCGCTGGTGACTAATATCGGGATTCTTGCCTTCTTCAAATACCTCGGTTTTTTCACCGAGAATATATCCTGGCTGTTTGATCAGCTGCATATGCCGGAGGTCGCCGACCGGGTCTTTAGCATTGGCAATCGCCTGTTCGTTAAGGTGCTGCGTTTATTTGGTGAAACCGGTGTTTCATCGTTCAAAGAAAACATGAGTATCCTGCCCGTTGGCCTCTCATTCCACACGTTTCAGGCCATGAGCTACACCATTGAAGTGTACCGGGGCAATCATAAAGCGGAGCGGCATTTCGGGATATATGCACTTTATGTTATGTTCTACCCGCAGTTAGTAGCGGGCCCGATTGAACGGCCGCAAAATGTGCTTTGGCAGTTTCATAAGCAATTTCCGTACGACGCCGAGAATGTAAAGGCTGGGCTGATGCAGATGGCGTTCGGCTTCTTTAAGAAAGTTGTCATTGCCGACCGACTGGCCATGCTCGTCGATTATGCGTACGGCAATCCATCTTCCCACAATGGCCTGACGCTGCTGGCAGCTACCTTTTTCTATACCATCCAGATTTACTGCGATTTTTCGGGCTACTCGGATATTGCTATCGGCGCTGCGCGTGTCATGGGCTTTACGCTCATGGAAAACTTCCGGACACCCTATATTGCCCAATCGATTTCGGAATTCTGGCGACGCTGGCACATTTCGCTGTCGACCTGGTTCCGGGATTATCTGTATATACCGCTCGGTGGTAACCGCAAGGGTGAATTCCGGCAGTACCTGAACATGATGATTGTTTTTCTGGCCAGCGGTCTCTGGCACGGCCCCAACTGGACCTACGTCATCTGGGGTGGTTTGAATGGCTTTTATCAGATTCTGGCCGTTCTGCGCGATAAGTTACTGGCTCGCCTGGGGTTCAGTTCGACCCCACCGCGTACGGTCACCTCCCCTGCCAGTGATCCTCAAACCAATCGCTCCCCCGTACGGGTTGTTATCAATGTGCTGACTACCTTCGTGCTGATTATGCTGACGTGGGTCTTTTTCCGGGCCAGAAGCGTTGGGGATGCTTTTGTCATTTTAAGTCGCATTGCCACCCTATCGCCCAGCGACCCTATTGACAGCCCAATGAATGCCACAGAGATGTGGTTTAGCATGGCCCTGATCGTGTTTCTGCTGATTAAGGAATATTTCTATCTCTATATTCCAACGCGCAACACCTTTCGGTTTGCGGTATTGTTCGTGTTGATCACGTTCGTAACCTATCTGTTTGGCGTCTTCTCGTCCAACCAGTTTATCTATTTCCAGTTCTGA
- a CDS encoding M20/M25/M40 family metallo-hydrolase yields the protein MSLKTVLSIILSSACFAVTIAQSTQQRIRQYRQSRETILMDEYRQFVSIPNVSSDSANIRKNAVFIVQMMKQRGITATLLDGTKPGTNPAVFGEVTVPGATKTLIFYAHYDGQPVNPKQWADGLQPFVPVFITAPVEQGGTIVTTHKTGDAVNPAWRLTGRGSADDKAGVMTILNAYDALVKSNSKPTANLKFFFEGEEEVGSTHLGDILQKHRDKLQSDLWIIADGPRHVSGKKLVQFGVRGDVNMHLTVFGPKRPLHSGNYGNWAPNPAQRLVTLLASMKDEDGKILIKGFYDDVTPLTASEKQAIAALPNMETALKKELGIAKPDGNGAPFQELLMIPTLNINGIQSANVGAMAGNVIPAKAEAVLDLRLVRGNDVARQMQRVKDHISSKGFYVLERDPTDAERQQYPKLIKITAGVGYNAQRTPMDLPIAQGVVAAVQSTSSEPIVLLPSSGGSLPLYLFENVLKANVVSVPVDNYDNNQHAENENVLVQYLWDGIETMAAIMQIN from the coding sequence ATGTCTCTAAAAACTGTACTCTCGATCATTCTAAGCAGTGCCTGTTTCGCCGTTACCATTGCGCAATCCACTCAACAGCGTATTCGACAGTATCGACAAAGCCGTGAAACGATTCTGATGGACGAATATCGACAGTTTGTCAGCATCCCCAATGTATCGTCAGATTCGGCTAATATTCGCAAAAATGCGGTATTCATCGTGCAGATGATGAAACAAAGGGGCATTACGGCTACACTGCTCGATGGTACCAAACCCGGAACCAATCCAGCGGTGTTTGGTGAAGTAACAGTACCAGGTGCTACGAAAACCCTGATTTTTTACGCTCATTACGATGGTCAGCCCGTCAATCCGAAGCAATGGGCCGATGGCTTACAACCCTTTGTGCCGGTGTTCATTACGGCTCCTGTCGAACAGGGCGGTACCATCGTTACCACCCACAAAACCGGCGATGCAGTTAATCCGGCCTGGCGGCTCACGGGCCGGGGAAGTGCCGATGATAAAGCGGGCGTAATGACTATTTTAAATGCGTATGATGCGCTCGTAAAAAGCAATAGCAAGCCGACCGCCAATCTGAAATTCTTTTTCGAAGGTGAAGAAGAAGTTGGTTCGACGCATCTGGGCGATATTCTACAAAAACACCGGGATAAACTGCAAAGCGACCTTTGGATTATTGCCGATGGGCCACGTCATGTTTCAGGGAAAAAACTCGTTCAGTTTGGGGTTCGGGGTGATGTGAACATGCACCTGACTGTGTTCGGACCCAAACGCCCCCTCCACAGCGGCAACTATGGCAACTGGGCTCCCAATCCCGCCCAACGGCTGGTGACTCTGCTGGCGAGCATGAAAGATGAAGACGGAAAAATTTTGATCAAAGGATTTTACGACGATGTAACGCCACTGACGGCCAGCGAAAAACAGGCAATAGCCGCATTGCCTAACATGGAAACCGCTTTAAAAAAAGAGCTTGGCATTGCTAAACCCGACGGAAATGGTGCACCATTTCAGGAACTGCTGATGATTCCTACACTGAATATAAATGGTATTCAAAGTGCAAATGTGGGTGCCATGGCCGGTAATGTCATTCCGGCGAAGGCAGAAGCGGTGCTTGACCTGCGCCTGGTTCGGGGTAATGATGTGGCCCGGCAGATGCAGCGGGTCAAAGACCATATTAGCAGCAAAGGTTTTTATGTTCTCGAACGCGACCCAACCGATGCCGAACGCCAGCAATACCCAAAGCTCATTAAAATAACGGCTGGTGTTGGCTACAATGCCCAGCGAACACCTATGGATTTGCCTATTGCCCAGGGTGTTGTTGCGGCAGTACAATCAACATCCTCGGAACCGATCGTGTTGTTGCCTTCATCGGGCGGGAGCCTGCCCTTGTATTTGTTTGAGAATGTGCTGAAAGCCAATGTAGTCTCAGTGCCCGTAGATAACTACGATAACAATCAGCATGCTGAAAACGAGAATGTGCTGGTTCAGTATCTCTGGGATGGGATCGAAACCATGGCGGCTATCATGCAGATCAACTAA
- a CDS encoding gluconate 2-dehydrogenase subunit 3 family protein, producing MAVAAGGFISLPAWATNWTSETVQLTHPFLTSGQDDLLADIAETIIPTTDTPGAKALNVHQFIQKIVTDCYDKPAQETFRNGLNAIDEQAQKAFGKSFREGDTAQRTALLTQFSQSTEPAQKEFYSMVKGLTVRGYMNSEYVMTNLTHYQMIPGHYYGCVPVPAKAVSQTK from the coding sequence ATAGCTGTAGCGGCTGGTGGTTTCATCAGTTTGCCCGCCTGGGCTACTAACTGGACCTCCGAAACAGTCCAGTTAACCCATCCATTTCTCACATCCGGGCAAGACGACCTGCTCGCTGATATTGCCGAAACGATTATTCCCACAACTGACACGCCAGGCGCTAAAGCACTGAACGTCCATCAGTTTATTCAGAAAATCGTGACCGATTGCTACGATAAGCCAGCCCAGGAAACGTTCCGTAATGGACTCAACGCAATCGATGAACAGGCACAGAAAGCCTTCGGTAAATCGTTTCGGGAGGGTGATACCGCTCAGCGCACCGCCTTGCTGACCCAGTTTTCGCAGTCTACAGAGCCTGCTCAGAAAGAATTTTATTCGATGGTGAAGGGGCTGACCGTGCGCGGATACATGAACTCCGAATACGTAATGACGAACTTGACCCATTACCAGATGATTCCCGGCCATTATTATGGCTGTGTTCCTGTTCCTGCCAAAGCCGTTTCTCAAACCAAGTAA
- the pdxR gene encoding MocR-like pyridoxine biosynthesis transcription factor PdxR: protein MLPYKSLIQVDRKAPVALYIQVCNRFIALITDGTLRPSDLLPSSRILAELIGINRHTVRLAYDELISQGWAESVERKGIFVLSRLPDLSRTKLPETNKNDGPKEAFVWTNKFEKAIPSENFQKTGLAIDDGLPDVRLAPVDLLMREYRSISRKFYGRNFLKYGSARGSEHLRVSICNYLSNTRGLVVSPENILITKGSQMGIYLAAQLLLNPTDTIAVGVSNYGSADDTFRHAGANLLRIPIDNNGMDVDHLEAILQHKKIKAVYIIPHHHCPTTVTMNVERRLKLLSLAKEYRFAIVEDDYDFDFHYDNKPYLPLASIDHNQNVIYIGSITKTFAPALRIGFMVGPSVFVEAASSLRQLIDRQGDTLLEEAFAALFDNGEMERHFRKSLTIYKQRRNQFCQVLKTDFKDTIEFKMPEGGLAVWSIFDKNIDLIKMSKDASKKGLYIGNGSFSQNESFFTNALRMGFASLNENEMVKALGILKQVVH, encoded by the coding sequence ATGCTCCCTTACAAATCATTGATCCAGGTTGACCGAAAAGCTCCTGTAGCCCTGTATATCCAGGTGTGTAACCGATTTATAGCCTTGATCACGGATGGTACGCTACGGCCATCTGATTTATTACCAAGCTCCCGTATACTAGCCGAATTGATTGGTATTAACAGACATACGGTAAGGCTAGCCTATGATGAATTGATTAGCCAGGGCTGGGCCGAATCTGTTGAGCGAAAGGGAATTTTTGTACTTTCCAGGCTGCCCGATCTTTCCAGAACGAAATTGCCTGAGACCAACAAAAACGACGGTCCTAAGGAGGCTTTCGTTTGGACTAATAAGTTTGAGAAGGCAATACCCAGCGAGAATTTCCAGAAAACCGGTCTCGCTATTGACGATGGACTGCCTGATGTGCGTCTGGCACCGGTAGACCTGCTAATGCGCGAATACCGAAGTATTTCGAGGAAATTTTATGGAAGAAATTTTCTGAAATATGGAAGCGCCAGAGGGTCGGAACATCTTCGCGTCTCTATTTGCAACTATCTTTCCAACACCAGAGGATTAGTTGTTTCACCAGAGAATATACTAATCACAAAAGGCAGCCAGATGGGAATCTATTTGGCTGCCCAGTTGCTTCTAAATCCTACTGATACTATAGCCGTTGGAGTTTCAAACTACGGCTCTGCAGATGATACGTTCAGGCATGCTGGTGCAAACCTGTTGCGGATTCCTATTGATAACAATGGAATGGATGTTGATCATCTCGAAGCGATTTTACAGCACAAGAAAATAAAGGCAGTGTATATCATACCGCATCATCACTGCCCAACAACTGTAACCATGAATGTGGAACGCAGGTTAAAACTATTAAGTCTCGCAAAGGAATACCGTTTTGCGATAGTGGAAGACGATTATGATTTTGATTTTCATTATGATAATAAGCCATACCTGCCATTGGCAAGTATTGATCACAATCAGAATGTCATTTATATTGGTTCAATTACAAAAACGTTTGCCCCTGCGCTACGAATTGGGTTTATGGTAGGGCCATCGGTATTTGTTGAAGCCGCATCTTCATTAAGACAATTGATCGATCGACAGGGGGACACTTTGCTGGAAGAAGCATTTGCTGCGCTGTTTGACAATGGTGAGATGGAAAGGCATTTTCGGAAATCCTTAACGATTTATAAGCAGCGCAGGAACCAATTTTGTCAAGTCCTAAAAACGGATTTTAAGGATACAATCGAATTCAAAATGCCGGAGGGAGGGCTTGCTGTGTGGTCGATTTTTGATAAAAATATTGATTTAATAAAAATGTCGAAGGATGCATCAAAAAAAGGTCTTTATATCGGCAATGGAAGTTTTAGCCAGAACGAATCCTTTTTTACCAATGCGCTTAGAATGGGCTTTGCGTCACTTAACGAAAATGAAATGGTGAAAGCGCTCGGAATCCTGAAACAGGTAGTGCATTAA
- a CDS encoding FMN-dependent NADH-azoreductase encodes MKKLLVINSSARVLNSQSRKLTEVFVDHWKSIHVNPIIRFRDLGNTNVPHINENWIRAAFKPEGTRSEEEIEYLKASDIYLSELREADVIVLGSPMYNWSIPSSLKAYIDQILRVNEAFKVDRTNVLNPYTGLLKNKTLYLLLSRGAQGYEKGGYNENMDFQSTYLKTVFTIIGISNIHVIAVDGVSFGVEKFKNSIDKSYQTIRNLIEMELG; translated from the coding sequence ATGAAGAAATTATTGGTCATTAATTCAAGCGCACGAGTACTTAATTCTCAGAGTAGGAAACTCACTGAAGTCTTTGTCGATCACTGGAAAAGTATCCATGTCAATCCGATTATTCGTTTTCGTGACCTGGGAAATACCAATGTGCCACACATCAACGAAAATTGGATTCGTGCCGCTTTCAAACCTGAAGGAACAAGGTCTGAGGAGGAAATTGAATATTTAAAAGCAAGTGATATCTACCTTTCCGAACTACGGGAAGCTGATGTTATTGTTCTTGGTTCGCCAATGTACAACTGGTCAATTCCCAGTTCTCTTAAAGCCTATATCGATCAGATTCTCAGAGTTAATGAAGCCTTTAAGGTTGACCGAACCAATGTGTTGAATCCATATACCGGTCTGCTTAAAAACAAAACATTATATCTTCTGCTATCAAGAGGTGCCCAGGGATATGAAAAAGGAGGATATAACGAAAATATGGACTTCCAGAGCACTTATTTAAAAACTGTATTTACGATTATAGGTATTAGCAACATTCATGTGATTGCAGTTGACGGCGTGTCTTTTGGTGTAGAGAAATTTAAAAATTCTATAGACAAATCATATCAAACGATAAGAAATCTGATTGAGATGGAATTGGGGTGA
- a CDS encoding GMC oxidoreductase produces MANLNIDAKAQNTYDAIVIGSGISGGWAAKELTGKGLRTLVLERGRDVRHVTDYPTTMMQPWEFDHRGQLTKEVKDANPIISKCYAFYEGTQQFFVKDAEHPYIQEKPFDWIRGYQVGGKSLMWARQTQRWSDFDFEGPARDGFAVDWPIRYADLAPWYSYVERFAGITGNKDGLDTLPDGEFLPPHEWNCVEKHFQQKVASRYKDRHVIMGRAAHITKPQPVHLQQGRAQCQHRTICERGCPFGGYFSSNSSTIPWAAKTGKMTLRPDSVVHSIIYDEQKVRATGVRIVDANTKQMQEYYARIIFLNAAALNSNLVLLNSTSHRFPNGLGNDSGVLGKYIAFHNYRAGISAQYDGNLDSTTDGRRPNSPYIPRFRNVYKQETDFLRGYAAGFSAGRSSRANQNGIGADLKQNLLNPELGGWYVGSHMMGETIPKETNFVALDSAQKDPFGIPQLKISIAYDDNDDKMVKDYQEQMTEMFTAAGFTNIRVRDDHRNPGLDIHEMGGARMGKDPKTSVLNKWNQLHAVKNVFVTDGSCMTSTSTQNPSLTYMAMTARSADYAVKAMKKGLV; encoded by the coding sequence ATGGCAAACCTGAATATTGACGCCAAGGCGCAAAATACCTACGACGCGATCGTAATCGGATCGGGTATTAGTGGTGGCTGGGCAGCTAAAGAATTAACGGGCAAAGGCCTTCGTACCCTTGTTCTGGAGCGGGGCCGCGATGTCAGGCACGTTACCGATTACCCCACAACGATGATGCAGCCCTGGGAGTTTGACCACCGGGGGCAGTTGACCAAAGAGGTCAAGGATGCCAATCCGATCATCAGCAAATGCTATGCGTTTTATGAAGGGACACAACAGTTTTTTGTGAAAGATGCTGAGCATCCCTACATACAGGAAAAGCCATTCGATTGGATTCGGGGCTATCAGGTTGGTGGTAAATCGCTGATGTGGGCGCGGCAAACGCAGCGCTGGAGTGATTTCGATTTTGAAGGTCCCGCCCGCGATGGATTTGCCGTCGATTGGCCAATTCGTTATGCTGATCTGGCGCCGTGGTATAGCTACGTTGAGCGATTTGCTGGGATTACCGGCAATAAAGACGGCCTGGATACGCTGCCCGACGGTGAGTTTTTGCCCCCTCACGAATGGAATTGTGTAGAGAAACATTTTCAACAAAAGGTAGCCAGCCGCTACAAAGACCGGCATGTTATTATGGGCCGGGCGGCTCACATTACCAAGCCGCAACCCGTTCATCTTCAGCAGGGTCGGGCACAATGCCAACACCGCACCATTTGTGAGCGGGGCTGTCCATTTGGTGGGTATTTCAGTAGTAATTCATCAACCATACCCTGGGCTGCCAAAACCGGTAAAATGACGCTGCGCCCTGATTCGGTCGTGCATTCAATTATCTATGATGAGCAGAAAGTCCGGGCAACAGGCGTTCGGATCGTTGATGCCAACACGAAGCAGATGCAGGAGTATTATGCCCGGATTATCTTCCTGAATGCGGCTGCATTAAACTCAAATCTGGTGTTGCTGAATTCTACATCGCACCGTTTCCCGAACGGATTGGGGAACGATAGCGGAGTACTTGGTAAATACATAGCGTTCCATAATTACCGGGCAGGTATTTCGGCGCAGTACGATGGAAATCTCGATTCAACAACCGATGGACGTCGGCCGAATAGTCCTTATATTCCCCGTTTCCGGAACGTTTATAAGCAGGAGACCGACTTTTTGCGGGGCTATGCGGCTGGGTTCTCGGCAGGCCGTTCTTCCCGGGCAAATCAGAATGGAATTGGGGCCGATCTGAAGCAAAATCTGCTGAATCCTGAATTGGGTGGCTGGTATGTTGGCTCGCACATGATGGGCGAAACCATTCCGAAAGAAACGAATTTTGTTGCCCTCGATTCGGCGCAGAAAGATCCATTTGGCATTCCGCAGCTGAAAATCTCGATTGCCTATGACGATAACGACGACAAGATGGTGAAGGATTATCAGGAGCAGATGACCGAGATGTTTACGGCAGCTGGTTTTACCAATATTCGTGTCCGTGATGATCACCGGAATCCGGGTCTGGACATTCACGAAATGGGTGGCGCCCGTATGGGGAAAGATCCTAAAACGTCAGTGCTCAACAAATGGAATCAACTCCACGCCGTCAAGAACGTTTTCGTGACCGACGGTTCCTGTATGACATCGACATCGACCCAGAACCCGTCGCTAACCTACATGGCGATGACAGCCCGCTCGGCCGATTACGCGGTGAAGGCGATGAAAAAAGGATTAGTCTAG
- a CDS encoding carboxymuconolactone decarboxylase family protein: MKTRINIEKVEPAGYKAVLGLEKFIESTPLKRVHKDLIKIRASQINGCAFCIDMHTKEARRAGETEQRIYALNAWRETPFFSEEERAILALTEQVTLISNHVTEETYEQAANVLEEAYLAQVILAIITINVWNRIGIATRLMPV, encoded by the coding sequence ATGAAAACACGAATTAACATCGAAAAAGTAGAACCAGCTGGTTACAAAGCTGTTCTTGGACTTGAAAAATTCATTGAAAGTACACCATTGAAAAGAGTCCATAAAGACCTGATTAAAATCAGAGCTTCGCAGATAAACGGATGTGCTTTTTGCATTGATATGCACACTAAAGAAGCCCGTAGAGCTGGCGAAACAGAGCAGCGCATTTATGCCCTCAATGCCTGGCGCGAAACTCCATTTTTTTCAGAAGAAGAACGAGCCATATTGGCACTGACCGAGCAAGTTACGTTAATTAGTAATCATGTGACAGAAGAAACTTATGAGCAAGCAGCTAACGTACTTGAAGAGGCATATCTGGCACAAGTGATCTTAGCAATCATTACGATTAATGTATGGAATAGAATTGGGATCGCAACTCGCCTAATGCCAGTCTAG